The following are from one region of the Escherichia sp. E4742 genome:
- a CDS encoding GrxA family glutaredoxin, producing MQTVIFGRPGCPYCVRAKELADKLSNERDDFEYQYVDIRAEGISKEDLQQKAGKPVETVPQIFVDQQHIGGYTDFAAWVKENLEA from the coding sequence ATGCAAACCGTTATTTTTGGTCGTCCGGGTTGCCCTTACTGCGTGCGTGCTAAAGAGTTGGCAGACAAACTGAGTAATGAACGCGATGACTTTGAATATCAGTATGTTGATATTCGTGCAGAAGGGATTAGCAAAGAAGATTTACAACAGAAAGCGGGTAAACCAGTAGAAACCGTACCGCAGATTTTTGTCGATCAGCAACACATCGGCGGCTATACCGATTTTGCTGCCTGGGTGAAAGAGAATCTTGAAGCCTGA
- a CDS encoding DUF1418 family protein, protein MRAIGKLPKSVLILEFIGMMLLVTVLLSLSHYLSLPVPFSMPEIQILMIFLGVLLMLPAAVVVILQVAKRLAPQLMNRPLESSRSEREKDNDANH, encoded by the coding sequence ATGCGCGCGATCGGTAAATTACCTAAAAGCGTGTTGATACTGGAATTCATCGGCATGATGTTACTGGTGACGGTGCTGCTGTCGTTAAGCCATTACCTTTCGCTTCCGGTGCCGTTTTCGATGCCAGAGATACAAATTCTGATGATTTTTCTCGGTGTTTTGCTCATGCTTCCCGCTGCGGTGGTGGTTATTCTTCAGGTGGCAAAACGGCTTGCCCCACAACTGATGAACCGCCCACTGGAATCTTCACGTTCAGAAAGAGAAAAAGATAATGACGCCAACCATTGA
- the nfsA gene encoding nitroreductase NfsA produces the protein MTPTIELICGHRSIRHFTDDPISEAQREAIINSARATSSSSFLQCSSIIRITDRTLREELVTLTGGQKHVAQAAEFWVFCADFNRHLQICPDAQLGLAEQLLLGVVDTAMMAQNALTAAESLGLGGVYIGGLRNNIEAVTELLKLPKHVLPLFGLCLGWPADNPDLKPRLPASIVVHENSYQPLDKDALAQYDEQLAEYYLTRGSNNRRDTWSDHIRRTIIKESRPFILDYLHKQGWATR, from the coding sequence ATGACGCCAACCATTGAACTTATTTGTGGCCATCGCTCCATTCGCCATTTCACTGATGACCCCATTTCTGAGGCGCAGCGTGAGGCGATTATCAACAGCGCCCGAGCGACTTCCAGTTCTAGTTTTTTGCAATGCAGTAGCATTATTCGCATTACCGATAGAACGCTGCGTGAAGAACTGGTAACGCTGACCGGCGGGCAAAAACATGTGGCGCAAGCGGCGGAGTTCTGGGTGTTCTGTGCCGACTTTAACCGTCATTTACAGATCTGTCCGGATGCACAACTTGGCCTGGCGGAACAACTGTTGCTCGGTGTCGTTGATACGGCAATGATGGCGCAAAATGCGTTAACTGCAGCGGAATCGCTGGGGTTGGGCGGAGTATATATTGGTGGACTGCGCAATAATATCGAAGCAGTGACAGAACTGCTGAAGTTACCAAAGCATGTTCTGCCGCTGTTCGGGCTGTGCCTTGGCTGGCCTGCGGATAATCCGGATCTCAAGCCGCGTTTACCGGCCTCTATTGTAGTGCATGAAAACAGCTATCAACCGCTGGATAAAGACGCTCTGGCGCAGTATGACGAGCAACTGGCGGAATATTATCTCACCCGTGGCAGCAATAATCGTCGGGATACCTGGAGCGACCATATTCGTCGGACAATCATTAAAGAAAGCCGTCCTTTTATTCTCGATTATTTGCATAAACAAGGTTGGGCGACGCGCTAA
- the rimK gene encoding 30S ribosomal protein S6--L-glutamate ligase encodes MKIAILSRDGTLYSCKRLREAAIQRGHLVEILDPLSCYMNINPAASSIHYKGRKLPHFDAVIPRIGTAITFYGTAALRQFEMLGSYPLNESVAIARARDKLRSMQLLARQGIDLPVTGMAHSPDDTSDLIEMVGGAPLVVKLVEGTQGIGVVLAETRQAAESVIDAFRGLNAHILVQEYIKEARGRDIRCLVVGDEVVAAIERQAKEGDFRSNLHRGGAASIASITPQEREIAIKAARTMALDVAGVDILRANRGPLVMEVNASPGLEGIEKTTGIDIAGKMIRWIERHATAEYCLKTGG; translated from the coding sequence GTGAAAATTGCCATATTGTCCCGGGATGGAACGCTCTATTCGTGTAAGCGGCTGCGTGAAGCCGCTATACAGCGTGGTCACCTGGTTGAAATTCTCGATCCGCTTTCTTGCTACATGAACATTAATCCAGCGGCGTCTTCCATTCACTATAAAGGCCGCAAACTCCCCCATTTTGACGCAGTGATCCCGCGTATTGGCACCGCCATTACCTTTTATGGGACGGCGGCGCTACGCCAGTTCGAAATGCTGGGGAGTTATCCGCTCAATGAGTCGGTCGCGATTGCCCGAGCGCGTGACAAATTGCGCTCCATGCAACTGTTAGCGCGACAGGGCATTGACCTGCCTGTAACAGGCATGGCGCATTCGCCGGATGATACCAGCGACTTAATCGAGATGGTCGGTGGTGCGCCGCTGGTGGTCAAGTTGGTCGAAGGCACGCAGGGGATTGGAGTGGTGCTTGCGGAGACGCGTCAGGCAGCAGAAAGCGTAATTGACGCTTTTCGCGGTCTTAATGCGCATATTCTGGTGCAGGAATATATAAAAGAAGCAAGAGGCCGCGACATCCGTTGTCTGGTCGTTGGCGATGAAGTGGTCGCGGCAATTGAACGGCAGGCGAAAGAGGGCGATTTTCGTTCCAATTTGCATCGCGGTGGTGCGGCAAGCATTGCCAGTATTACCCCGCAGGAGCGTGAAATTGCCATAAAAGCCGCGCGAACGATGGCGCTGGATGTTGCTGGTGTGGATATTCTGCGTGCAAATCGCGGACCGTTAGTGATGGAGGTGAATGCGTCGCCCGGTCTGGAAGGAATAGAGAAAACCACCGGTATCGACATCGCGGGTAAAATGATCCGTTGGATTGAGCGCCACGCCACGGCAGAATATTGCTTAAAAACTGGTGGTTAG
- a CDS encoding YbjN domain-containing protein — MTSLVVPGLDTLRQWLDDLGMSFFECDNCQALHLPHMQNFDGVFDAKIDLIDNTILFSAMAEVRPSAVLPLAADLSAINASSLTVKAFLDMQDDNLPKLVVCQSLSVMQGVTYEQFAWFVRQSEEQISMVILEANAHQLLLPTDDEGQNNVTENYFLH, encoded by the coding sequence ATGACATCGCTGGTCGTTCCTGGTCTGGATACGTTGCGTCAATGGCTCGATGACCTGGGGATGAGTTTTTTTGAATGTGATAACTGTCAGGCGCTACATCTGCCGCATATGCAGAATTTCGACGGTGTCTTTGATGCCAAAATCGACCTGATTGATAACACGATCCTGTTTTCTGCCATGGCGGAAGTCAGACCTTCAGCCGTGTTGCCGCTGGCGGCGGATTTGTCGGCCATCAATGCCAGTTCGCTGACTGTGAAAGCATTTCTTGATATGCAGGATGATAATCTGCCAAAGCTGGTGGTTTGCCAGTCTTTATCCGTTATGCAGGGCGTAACCTATGAACAGTTTGCATGGTTTGTACGCCAGAGTGAAGAGCAGATTTCGATGGTCATCCTTGAAGCCAATGCCCATCAACTACTGTTGCCGACTGACGATGAAGGGCAAAATAACGTTACCGAAAACTATTTCCTTCATTGA
- the potF gene encoding spermidine/putrescine ABC transporter substrate-binding protein PotF — protein MTALNKKWLSGLVAGALMAVSVGTLAAEQKTLHIYNWSDYIAPDTVANFEKETGIKVVYDVFDSNEVLEGKLMAGSTGFDLVVPSASFLERQLTAGVFQPLDKSKLPEWKNLDPELLKLVAKHDPDNKFAMPYMWATTGIGYNVDKVKAVLGENAPVDSWDLILKPENLEKLKSCGVSFLDAPEEVFATVLNYLGKDPNSTKADDYTGPATDLLLKLRPNIRYFHSSQYINDLANGDICVAIGWAGDVWQASNRAKEAKNGVNVSFSIPKEGAMAFFDVFAMPADAKNKDEAYQFLNYLLRPDVVAHISDHVFYANANKAATPLVSAEVRDNPGIYPPADVRAKMFTLQVQDPKIDRVRTRAWTKVKSGK, from the coding sequence ATGACCGCCTTAAATAAAAAATGGCTATCGGGTCTGGTTGCAGGTGCTCTGATGGCCGTCTCTGTCGGCACGCTCGCGGCTGAACAAAAAACACTCCACATCTATAACTGGTCTGATTATATCGCTCCAGATACAGTGGCAAATTTTGAAAAAGAGACGGGTATAAAAGTCGTCTACGATGTTTTCGATTCCAACGAAGTATTGGAAGGCAAGTTAATGGCGGGGAGCACCGGCTTTGATCTTGTCGTTCCATCAGCCAGTTTTCTTGAACGCCAGCTGACTGCTGGTGTATTCCAGCCGTTGGATAAAAGCAAATTGCCAGAATGGAAGAATCTCGATCCAGAACTGCTGAAGCTGGTGGCAAAACACGATCCCGACAATAAATTTGCCATGCCGTATATGTGGGCGACCACCGGGATTGGCTATAACGTCGATAAAGTCAAAGCGGTACTGGGCGAAAACGCGCCAGTCGATAGCTGGGACTTGATCCTCAAACCTGAAAATCTGGAAAAACTGAAAAGCTGCGGAGTCTCGTTCCTCGATGCGCCGGAAGAAGTGTTTGCCACCGTGCTGAATTATCTCGGCAAAGATCCCAACAGCACCAAAGCGGATGATTACACTGGCCCGGCAACCGATCTGCTGTTAAAGCTGCGTCCAAATATTCGTTATTTCCATTCATCTCAATACATTAACGATCTGGCAAACGGCGATATTTGCGTCGCTATTGGCTGGGCGGGCGATGTGTGGCAGGCGTCTAACCGCGCGAAAGAAGCGAAAAACGGTGTGAATGTCTCTTTCTCGATTCCGAAAGAAGGGGCGATGGCATTCTTTGATGTATTCGCCATGCCTGCGGATGCCAAAAATAAAGACGAAGCGTATCAGTTCCTGAATTACCTGCTGCGTCCGGATGTAGTAGCGCATATCTCCGACCATGTGTTCTATGCTAACGCCAATAAAGCAGCCACGCCGCTGGTGAGTGCGGAAGTCCGTGATAACCCAGGAATTTACCCGCCTGCGGACGTTCGCGCCAAAATGTTCACACTACAAGTGCAGGATCCAAAAATCGATCGAGTGCGCACTCGCGCCTGGACCAAAGTGAAGAGCGGAAAATAA
- the potG gene encoding putrescine ABC transporter ATP-binding subunit PotG: MNDAIPRPQAKSRKSLTPLLEIRNLTKSYDGQHAVDDVSLTIYKGEIFALLGASGCGKSTLLRMLAGFEQPSAGQIMLDGVDLSRVPPYLRPINMMFQSYALFPHMTVEQNIAFGLKQDKLPKAEIASRVNEMLGLVHMQEFAKRKPHQLSGGQRQRVALARSLAKRPKLLLLDEPMGALDKKLRDRMQLEVVDILERVGVTCVMVTHDQEEAMTMAGRIAIMNRGKFVQIGEPEEIYEHPTTRYSAEFIGSVNVFEGLLKERQEDGLLLDSPGLVHPLKVDPLASVVDNVPVHVALRPEKIMLCEEPPANGCNFAVGEVIHIAYLGDLSVYHVRLKSGQMISAQLQNAHRHRKGLPTWGDEVRLCWEVDSCVVLTV, encoded by the coding sequence GTGAATGACGCTATCCCTCGCCCGCAGGCGAAAAGTCGTAAGTCGCTGACACCACTATTAGAAATCCGCAATTTGACTAAATCTTACGATGGTCAACATGCGGTCGATGATGTCAGTCTGACCATTTATAAAGGCGAAATCTTTGCACTGCTGGGCGCATCCGGCTGTGGCAAGTCCACACTGCTACGTATGCTGGCAGGTTTTGAACAACCTTCTGCCGGGCAGATTATGCTTGATGGCGTCGACCTGTCACGGGTTCCTCCTTATCTACGCCCCATCAATATGATGTTTCAGTCTTACGCGTTGTTTCCGCATATGACCGTGGAACAGAACATCGCCTTTGGCCTGAAGCAGGACAAATTGCCAAAAGCGGAAATTGCCAGCCGGGTCAACGAGATGCTCGGGCTGGTACATATGCAGGAGTTCGCCAAACGCAAACCGCATCAGCTTTCCGGTGGCCAACGCCAGCGTGTGGCCCTGGCCCGAAGCCTCGCCAAACGCCCGAAACTATTACTGCTCGATGAGCCGATGGGCGCGCTGGATAAAAAATTGCGTGACCGGATGCAGCTTGAAGTGGTGGATATTCTGGAGCGTGTCGGCGTGACCTGCGTAATGGTTACTCACGATCAGGAAGAGGCGATGACTATGGCGGGGCGTATCGCCATTATGAATCGCGGGAAATTTGTTCAGATTGGCGAGCCGGAAGAGATTTACGAGCATCCGACTACCCGCTACAGCGCCGAGTTTATTGGTTCAGTCAACGTCTTTGAAGGGCTACTAAAAGAGCGTCAGGAAGACGGCCTGTTGCTCGATTCACCGGGGCTGGTCCATCCGCTGAAAGTCGATCCGCTGGCGTCAGTGGTCGATAACGTGCCGGTACATGTGGCGCTGCGACCGGAAAAAATCATGCTTTGCGAGGAGCCGCCCGCCAATGGTTGTAACTTCGCGGTGGGGGAGGTGATACACATTGCCTATCTCGGCGATCTTTCGGTGTATCACGTTCGTCTGAAAAGCGGGCAGATGATTAGCGCCCAGCTACAAAACGCGCATCGTCACCGCAAAGGGCTACCGACCTGGGGTGATGAAGTTCGTTTATGTTGGGAAGTGGACAGTTGTGTGGTGCTGACGGTTTAA
- the potH gene encoding putrescine ABC transporter permease PotH gives MSTLEPPVQPGGLKQWLTQWQMKHGRKLVIALPYIWLILLFLLPFLIVFKISLAEMARAIPPYTELMEWADGQLSITLNLGNFLQLTDDPLYFDAYLQSLQVAAISTICCLLLGYPLAWAVAHSKPSTRNILLLLVILPSWTSFLIRVYAWMGILKNNGVLNNFLLWLGVIDQPLTILHTNLAVYIGIVYAYVPFMVLPIYTALMRIDYSLVEAALDLGARPLKTFFTVIVPLTKGGIIAGSMLVFIPAVGEFVIPELLGGPDSIMIGRVLWQEFFNNRDWPVASAVAIIMLLLLIVPIMWFHKYQQKSVGEHG, from the coding sequence ATGAGTACACTTGAACCTCCTGTCCAGCCGGGCGGGTTAAAACAGTGGCTTACGCAGTGGCAGATGAAGCACGGGCGCAAACTGGTGATTGCGCTGCCGTATATCTGGTTAATTTTGCTATTCCTGCTGCCATTTCTGATTGTCTTTAAAATAAGCCTTGCAGAGATGGCGCGAGCCATTCCGCCTTATACCGAACTGATGGAGTGGGCCGACGGGCAACTGTCAATCACCCTCAATCTTGGTAATTTCCTGCAATTGACCGACGATCCGCTCTATTTCGATGCTTATCTCCAGTCGTTACAGGTGGCGGCGATTTCGACCATCTGCTGCTTATTGCTTGGCTACCCGCTGGCGTGGGCGGTGGCGCACAGTAAACCCTCAACCCGCAATATCTTATTGCTGCTGGTGATCCTGCCGTCGTGGACCTCGTTTCTGATCCGCGTTTATGCCTGGATGGGAATATTAAAAAACAATGGCGTACTGAATAACTTCCTGCTGTGGCTGGGCGTTATCGATCAACCGCTGACCATTCTGCATACCAACCTGGCGGTCTATATTGGCATTGTTTACGCCTATGTGCCGTTTATGGTGCTGCCGATCTACACCGCGTTGATGCGTATTGATTATTCGCTGGTGGAAGCGGCACTGGATCTCGGTGCACGACCGCTGAAAACGTTCTTTACTGTGATCGTGCCGCTGACTAAAGGTGGGATTATTGCCGGGTCGATGCTGGTGTTTATCCCGGCTGTGGGCGAGTTTGTGATCCCGGAACTGCTCGGCGGTCCGGATAGCATCATGATCGGGCGCGTGCTGTGGCAGGAGTTCTTCAATAACCGTGACTGGCCAGTAGCCTCTGCAGTGGCGATTATCATGCTGTTGTTGCTAATCGTGCCTATTATGTGGTTCCACAAGTATCAGCAAAAAAGTGTGGGAGAACACGGATGA
- the potI gene encoding putrescine ABC transporter permease PotI has product MNNLPVVRSPWRIVILLLGFTFLYAPMLMLVIYSFNSSKLVTVWAGWSTRWYGELLRDDAMMSAVGLSLTIAACAATAAAILGTIAAVVLVRFGRFRGSNGFAFMITAPLVMPDVITGLSLLLLFVALAHAIGWPADRGMLTIWLAHVTFCTAYVAVVISSRLRELDRSIEEAAMDLGATPLKVFFVITLPMIMPAIISGWLLAFTLSLDDLVIASFVSGPGATTLPMLVFSSVRMGVNPEINALATLILGAVGIVGFIAWYLMARAEKQRIRDIQRARRG; this is encoded by the coding sequence ATGAATAATTTACCGGTCGTTCGTTCGCCCTGGCGGATTGTGATTTTGCTGCTGGGCTTCACCTTTCTTTATGCGCCAATGCTGATGCTGGTTATCTATTCATTTAACAGCTCGAAGCTGGTGACGGTGTGGGCGGGCTGGTCAACGCGTTGGTACGGTGAGTTATTGCGCGATGACGCAATGATGAGTGCGGTTGGTTTAAGCCTGACAATTGCGGCCTGTGCGGCGACGGCGGCGGCGATCCTCGGGACAATTGCGGCGGTGGTGCTGGTGCGCTTTGGCAGGTTTCGCGGATCAAATGGTTTTGCCTTTATGATCACCGCGCCGCTGGTAATGCCTGATGTGATCACGGGCTTGTCGCTGTTGTTGTTATTCGTCGCGCTTGCTCATGCCATTGGCTGGCCTGCGGACCGCGGTATGCTCACCATCTGGCTTGCGCATGTCACTTTCTGTACGGCTTATGTGGCAGTCGTTATTTCGTCGCGCCTGCGGGAACTTGATCGCTCGATAGAAGAAGCGGCGATGGATCTCGGTGCGACGCCGCTGAAAGTGTTTTTCGTCATTACGCTACCGATGATCATGCCCGCGATCATTTCTGGCTGGTTACTGGCTTTTACTTTGTCGCTTGATGATCTGGTGATTGCCAGCTTTGTTTCCGGGCCGGGAGCCACCACATTACCGATGCTGGTCTTCTCCAGCGTGCGGATGGGGGTGAATCCAGAAATTAACGCCCTTGCAACGTTAATTCTCGGTGCGGTCGGAATTGTCGGATTTATCGCCTGGTATCTGATGGCGCGTGCAGAAAAGCAGCGGATACGCGATATCCAGCGTGCAAGACGTGGCTGA
- a CDS encoding YbjO family protein translates to MEDEPLGFFKKTSSSHARLNVPALVQVAALAIIMIRGLDVLMIFNTLGVRGIGEFIHRSVQTWSLTLVFLSSLALVFIEIWCAFSLVKGRRWARWLYLLTQITAASYLWAASLGYGYPELFSIPGESKREIFHSLMLQKLPDMLILMLLFVPSTSRRFFQLQ, encoded by the coding sequence ATGGAAGACGAACCGTTGGGATTTTTTAAGAAAACATCTTCATCACATGCTCGCCTGAATGTGCCTGCGCTGGTGCAGGTGGCGGCGCTCGCCATTATTATGATCCGTGGCCTCGACGTGTTGATGATTTTCAATACATTAGGCGTGCGCGGTATTGGCGAGTTCATTCATCGCAGCGTACAAACCTGGAGTTTAACGCTGGTCTTTTTAAGCAGTCTGGCGCTGGTTTTTATTGAGATCTGGTGTGCGTTTTCGCTGGTGAAAGGGCGTCGCTGGGCGCGCTGGCTGTATCTGCTGACACAAATCACGGCTGCCAGTTACTTGTGGGCTGCTTCGCTGGGTTATGGTTATCCGGAGTTGTTCAGCATTCCCGGTGAATCAAAACGTGAAATCTTCCATAGCCTGATGCTGCAGAAGCTGCCGGATATGCTCATCCTGATGCTGCTGTTCGTTCCCTCGACCAGTCGGCGGTTCTTCCAGTTGCAATAA
- the rlmC gene encoding 23S rRNA (uracil(747)-C(5))-methyltransferase RlmC: MQCALYDAGRCRSCQWITQPIPQQLSAKTADLKNLLADFPVEEWCAPMSGPEQGFRNKAKMVVSGSVEKPLLGMLHRDGTPEDLCDCPLYPASFAPVFAALKPFIARAGLTPYNVARKRGELKYILLTESQSDGGMMLRFVLRSETKLAQLRKALPWLQAQLPQLKVITVNIQPVHMAIMEGETEIYLTEQQSLAERFNDVPLWIRPQSFFQTNPAVASQLYATARDWVRQLPVKHMWDLFCGVGGFGLHCATPDMQLTGIEIAPEAIACAKQSAAELGLTRLQFQALDSTQFATAQGEVPELVLVNPPRRGIGKPLCDYLATMAPRFIIYSSCNAQTMAKDIRELPGYRIERVQLFDMFPHTAHYEVLTLLVKQ, from the coding sequence ATGCAGTGCGCACTTTACGACGCGGGTCGCTGTCGTTCCTGTCAGTGGATAACGCAGCCGATTCCACAGCAACTCTCCGCTAAAACCGCCGATCTTAAAAATCTGCTGGCCGATTTTCCGGTTGAGGAATGGTGCGCGCCGATGTCTGGCCCGGAACAAGGGTTTCGTAATAAAGCCAAAATGGTGGTGAGTGGCAGCGTTGAAAAACCACTGCTCGGAATGCTGCATCGCGACGGCACGCCGGAAGATCTTTGCGATTGCCCGCTTTATCCTGCCTCATTTGCGCCCGTTTTTGCGGCGCTAAAACCGTTTATCGCCCGTGCGGGGCTAACGCCCTACAACGTGGCGCGTAAGCGTGGCGAACTGAAATACATTCTGCTGACCGAAAGTCAGAGCGATGGCGGCATGATGCTGCGCTTTGTGTTGCGTTCCGAAACCAAACTGGCACAACTGCGTAAGGCATTGCCGTGGTTACAGGCACAATTGCCGCAGCTGAAAGTCATTACCGTCAACATTCAGCCGGTACATATGGCGATTATGGAAGGGGAGACGGAGATCTACCTGACGGAACAACAGTCGCTGGCAGAGCGTTTTAACGATGTGCCGCTGTGGATCCGCCCGCAAAGTTTCTTCCAGACTAATCCGGCGGTCGCCAGCCAGCTGTACGCTACCGCGCGCGACTGGGTACGGCAGCTGCCGGTTAAACATATGTGGGATCTGTTCTGTGGCGTGGGGGGCTTTGGTTTACACTGCGCGACGCCTGACATGCAGTTAACCGGGATCGAAATTGCGCCAGAAGCCATTGCCTGTGCGAAGCAATCAGCCGCTGAACTGGGCTTAACGCGTCTGCAATTTCAGGCGCTGGATTCCACTCAGTTTGCCACCGCTCAGGGCGAAGTGCCGGAGCTGGTACTGGTTAATCCACCGCGTCGCGGCATTGGTAAACCGCTGTGTGATTATCTCGCAACGATGGCACCACGTTTTATTATCTACTCCAGCTGTAACGCTCAAACGATGGCGAAAGATATCCGCGAACTGCCAGGATATCGCATTGAGCGGGTACAGCTTTTCGATATGTTCCCCCACACCGCGCATTATGAAGTGCTGACGCTGCTGGTGAAGCAATAA
- the artJ gene encoding arginine ABC transporter substrate-binding protein ArtJ, whose product MKKLVLAALLASFTFGASAAEKINFGVSATYPPFESMDANNQIVGFDIDLAKALCKQMQAECTFTNHAFDSLIPSLKFRKYDAVISGMDITPERSKQVSFTTPYYENSAVVIAKKDTYKTFADLKGKRIGMENGTTHQKYIQDQHPEVKTVSYDSYQNAFIDLKNGRIDGVFGDTAVVNEWLKTNPQLGVATEKVTDPQYFGTGLGIAVRPDNKALLEKLNNALAAIKADGTYQKINDQWFQQ is encoded by the coding sequence ATGAAAAAGTTAGTTCTTGCCGCTTTACTTGCTTCCTTTACTTTCGGTGCTTCTGCCGCAGAGAAGATCAACTTCGGCGTCTCTGCCACTTATCCGCCATTCGAATCGATGGATGCAAACAACCAGATCGTCGGCTTTGATATCGATCTGGCAAAGGCGTTATGCAAACAAATGCAGGCAGAATGTACTTTTACTAATCACGCTTTCGACAGCCTGATCCCGTCACTGAAATTCAGAAAATATGACGCCGTTATCTCCGGTATGGATATCACGCCGGAGCGTAGCAAGCAGGTATCGTTTACCACGCCCTACTATGAAAACTCAGCCGTCGTGATTGCCAAAAAAGATACCTATAAGACTTTTGCCGACCTGAAAGGTAAACGCATTGGGATGGAAAACGGCACCACCCACCAGAAATATATTCAGGATCAGCATCCGGAAGTGAAAACTGTCTCCTATGACAGTTATCAGAATGCCTTTATCGACCTGAAAAATGGCCGTATTGATGGGGTATTTGGTGACACAGCGGTGGTAAACGAATGGCTGAAAACCAATCCGCAACTGGGCGTTGCGACTGAGAAAGTGACCGATCCGCAGTACTTCGGCACCGGCCTGGGTATCGCTGTTCGTCCGGATAACAAAGCTCTGCTGGAAAAACTGAATAACGCGCTGGCAGCAATTAAAGCTGACGGTACATATCAGAAAATCAATGACCAGTGGTTCCAACAATAA
- the artM gene encoding arginine ABC transporter permease ArtM, with protein MFEYLPELMKGLHTSLTLTVASLIVALILALIFTIILTLKTPVLVWLVRGYITLFTGTPLLVQIFLIYYGPGQFPTLQEYPALWHLLSEPWLCALIALSLNSAAYTTQLFYGAIRAIPEGQWQSCSALGMSKKDTLAILLPYAFKRSLSSYSNEVVLVFKSTSLAYTITLMEVMGYSQLLYGRTYDVMVFGAAGIIYLVVNGLLTLMMRLIERKALAFERRN; from the coding sequence ATGTTTGAGTATTTACCCGAACTGATGAAAGGGCTGCACACCAGCCTGACGCTGACGGTTGCCTCGCTGATTGTGGCGCTGATTCTGGCGTTGATTTTTACCATCATCCTGACGCTAAAAACGCCGGTGCTGGTGTGGCTGGTGCGTGGTTATATCACGCTGTTTACCGGTACGCCGCTGCTGGTGCAGATCTTCCTGATTTATTACGGGCCGGGCCAGTTCCCGACGTTGCAGGAGTATCCGGCGCTGTGGCATTTGCTGTCAGAACCGTGGTTATGCGCGCTGATTGCGTTGTCGCTGAACAGTGCGGCTTATACCACGCAGCTGTTTTACGGTGCAATTCGTGCGATCCCGGAAGGTCAATGGCAATCCTGTAGCGCCCTGGGGATGAGCAAAAAAGACACGCTGGCGATCCTGCTGCCGTATGCCTTTAAACGCTCGCTCTCTTCTTATTCCAACGAAGTGGTGCTGGTGTTCAAAAGTACCTCTCTGGCATACACCATTACGTTGATGGAAGTGATGGGTTACAGCCAGTTGCTGTACGGACGCACCTACGATGTGATGGTATTTGGCGCGGCGGGGATTATTTACCTCGTCGTTAACGGCCTGCTGACGTTGATGATGCGTTTGATCGAGCGTAAAGCGCTGGCGTTTGAGCGACGGAATTAA